From the Pectobacterium carotovorum genome, one window contains:
- the moaB gene encoding molybdenum cofactor biosynthesis protein B, whose amino-acid sequence MSKVSSEFVSLNLAVLTVSERRTAEDDTSGDYLREAAQSAGHRIVDSAIVKENLYQIRAQISAWIASDNVQGILINGGTGFTAGDVVPEAIGVLFDREIEGFGELFRMVSYEDIGTATLQSRALAGLANQTVIFAMPGSTRACRTAWERIIQEQLDARQKPCNFYPHLKKSS is encoded by the coding sequence ATGAGCAAAGTCAGCAGCGAATTCGTTTCTCTCAACCTTGCGGTACTGACCGTTTCCGAGCGCCGTACGGCAGAAGATGACACCTCCGGTGACTATCTGCGCGAAGCAGCGCAGTCCGCGGGGCATCGTATTGTCGATAGCGCCATTGTGAAAGAGAACCTGTACCAGATTCGGGCACAGATCTCGGCGTGGATTGCCAGTGACAATGTGCAGGGCATTCTGATTAATGGTGGAACGGGCTTTACCGCAGGGGATGTGGTGCCGGAAGCCATTGGTGTTTTGTTCGACCGGGAAATCGAAGGCTTCGGCGAACTGTTCCGTATGGTGTCGTATGAAGATATCGGTACGGCGACGCTGCAATCCCGTGCGCTTGCCGGTCTGGCGAATCAGACGGTGATTTTCGCGATGCCAGGTTCGACTCGCGCCTGTCGAACTGCATGGGAACGCATCATTCAGGAACAGCTGGATGCGCGCCAGAAGCCGTGCAATTTTTACCCGCACTTGAAAAAATCCTCTTAA
- the moaC gene encoding cyclic pyranopterin monophosphate synthase MoaC — translation MSSSKSMAPSSTPQLTHINAAGEAAMVDVSAKAETVREARAEAFVEMAPQTLAMIIAGSHHKGDVFATARIAGIQAAKRTWELIPLCHPLLLSKVAVELEAQPEHNRVRIESVCRLTGKTGVEMEALTAASVAALTIYDMCKAVQKDMVIGPVRLLAKSGGKSGDFTAEGA, via the coding sequence ATGTCATCATCTAAATCCATGGCGCCATCATCTACGCCACAATTGACCCACATTAACGCCGCTGGCGAAGCCGCGATGGTGGATGTTTCCGCTAAAGCGGAAACCGTGCGCGAAGCCCGCGCGGAAGCTTTCGTTGAAATGGCGCCGCAGACGCTGGCAATGATTATTGCCGGCAGCCATCACAAGGGCGATGTGTTCGCCACCGCACGCATCGCTGGCATTCAGGCTGCGAAACGCACCTGGGAACTGATTCCGCTTTGTCACCCGCTGCTGCTGAGCAAGGTGGCTGTCGAGCTGGAAGCGCAGCCGGAACACAATCGGGTACGCATTGAATCTGTTTGTCGCCTGACGGGGAAAACTGGCGTAGAGATGGAGGCGCTGACGGCAGCCTCTGTCGCCGCGCTGACTATCTATGACATGTGCAAGGCCGTGCAGAAAGACATGGTGATTGGTCCGGTGCGCCTGCTGGCGAAAAGCGGCGGCAAATCCGGCGATTTTACGGCGGAGGGAGCATGA
- the moaD gene encoding molybdopterin synthase sulfur carrier subunit: MIKVLFFAQVRELIETDSLSLPAEYATVEDVRQVLCQRGARWALALESGKLLAAVNQSLVELTHPLQDGDEVAFFPPVTGG; this comes from the coding sequence ATGATTAAGGTGCTGTTTTTTGCGCAAGTCCGTGAACTGATCGAGACAGACAGCCTGTCGCTGCCTGCCGAGTATGCCACCGTAGAGGACGTAAGACAGGTGCTGTGCCAGCGTGGCGCACGCTGGGCGCTGGCGCTGGAGTCGGGCAAGCTGCTGGCCGCGGTGAACCAGTCGCTGGTTGAGCTGACTCACCCGCTACAGGACGGTGATGAAGTGGCGTTTTTCCCACCGGTAACAGGGGGCTGA
- the moaE gene encoding molybdopterin synthase catalytic subunit MoaE: MTETRIRVGEENFSVGDEYQWLAQCDEDGAVVTFTGKVRNHNLAKDVSALTLEHYPGMTEKALAEIVELARERWELPRVSVIHRVGALYPGDEIVFVGVSAAHRSAAFDAAQFIMDYLKTRAPFWKREATPEGERWVESRDSDKQAAQRW, encoded by the coding sequence GTGACAGAAACGCGTATTCGGGTCGGTGAAGAGAACTTCAGCGTAGGGGATGAATATCAGTGGCTGGCGCAGTGTGATGAAGACGGCGCGGTGGTGACGTTCACGGGTAAGGTGCGTAATCACAATCTGGCGAAAGACGTCAGTGCGTTGACGCTGGAACATTACCCCGGCATGACGGAAAAGGCGCTGGCGGAGATTGTCGAGTTGGCCCGTGAGCGCTGGGAACTGCCGCGTGTGAGCGTGATTCATCGGGTGGGCGCACTCTATCCGGGCGATGAAATTGTGTTCGTTGGCGTCAGTGCGGCCCACCGCAGCGCGGCGTTTGATGCCGCCCAATTTATTATGGATTATCTGAAAACCCGCGCACCGTTCTGGAAGCGTGAAGCAACGCCGGAAGGCGAACGCTGGGTGGAATCACGCGACAGCGATAAACAGGCTGCGCAGCGCTGGTAG
- a CDS encoding Bax inhibitor-1/YccA family protein, protein MDRYPRSGSIVERSQSGLQAYMAQVYGWMTCGLLLTAFVSWYAANTPAVLNFIFSSQITFFGLIIAQLGLVFVISGMVQRLNGAVATSLFMLYSALTGLTLSSIFIMYSGESIASTFVITAGMFGAMSLYGYTTKRDLSGFGSMLFMALIGIVLASLVNLWLKSEALMWAVTYIGVVVFVGLTAYDTQKLKNIGEQLSVDDKDSFRKYSIVGALTLYLDFINLFLMLLRIFGNRR, encoded by the coding sequence ATGGACAGATATCCACGCTCGGGTTCAATCGTTGAGCGCTCGCAGTCTGGTCTCCAGGCCTATATGGCACAAGTTTATGGTTGGATGACCTGCGGCCTGCTGCTGACGGCGTTCGTATCTTGGTACGCGGCGAATACGCCTGCCGTACTGAATTTTATCTTCTCCAGCCAGATCACCTTCTTCGGACTGATCATTGCCCAACTGGGGCTGGTCTTTGTGATTTCCGGCATGGTACAGCGTCTGAACGGTGCGGTCGCCACGTCGCTGTTTATGCTCTATTCCGCGCTGACGGGGCTAACGCTCTCCAGCATCTTCATTATGTATTCCGGTGAATCCATCGCCAGCACCTTCGTTATTACGGCGGGGATGTTTGGGGCAATGAGCCTGTACGGCTACACCACAAAGCGGGATTTGAGCGGTTTCGGCAGTATGCTGTTTATGGCGCTGATCGGGATTGTGCTGGCTTCGCTGGTGAACCTGTGGCTGAAGAGCGAAGCGCTGATGTGGGCAGTAACCTATATTGGCGTGGTGGTGTTTGTCGGGCTGACCGCGTATGACACCCAGAAGCTGAAAAACATCGGCGAGCAACTGTCCGTTGATGACAAAGACAGCTTCCGCAAATACTCCATTGTAGGCGCGTTGACCCTGTACCTCGACTTCATCAACCTGTTCCTGATGCTGCTGCGTATTTTTGGTAACCGTCGTTAA
- a CDS encoding ABC transporter permease, with amino-acid sequence MLHRLWTLIIKELQSLLRDPQTRSILVLPVILQVSLFPFAATLDVTNATIAVYSEDNGPHAIELTQRFAKAKSFSHVLMLHNSQDIAPTLDNQRALLILRFPPQFSRDIASENSTSLQLILDGRRSNSAQIAANDVQHIVRDYQLALLATRPAQSGANQSTSNPNNSEMVVRHWYNPNLDYKWFVVPSLIAMIATIGVLIVTALSVAREREQGTLEQLLVSPLSTSQIFIGKAVPALIVATFQATIVLLAGILIFHIPFAGSLLLFYTTMLIYGLSLVGFGLLISSLCSTQQQAFIGVFVFLMPAILLSGYVSPVENMPIWLQHLTWVNPIRHFTDITKQIYLKDADFSIIWGSLWPLFIITLTTGSAAYAIFRRNIA; translated from the coding sequence ATGCTGCATCGTCTGTGGACGTTGATTATTAAGGAACTGCAATCGCTGCTGCGCGATCCGCAAACGCGCTCTATTCTGGTGCTACCCGTTATCCTTCAGGTTTCCCTATTTCCTTTCGCCGCGACGCTCGATGTGACCAACGCGACCATTGCGGTTTACAGCGAAGATAACGGCCCCCACGCGATAGAGTTGACGCAGCGCTTTGCCAAGGCGAAGTCCTTTTCTCACGTGCTGATGCTGCATAACTCGCAGGACATTGCACCGACGCTTGATAATCAACGTGCGCTTCTGATCCTGCGCTTCCCGCCGCAGTTTTCACGCGATATCGCCAGCGAGAACAGCACATCGCTTCAGCTTATTCTCGACGGCAGACGCTCCAACAGCGCGCAGATCGCCGCGAACGATGTGCAGCACATCGTGCGGGATTATCAGTTGGCATTGCTGGCGACCAGACCGGCTCAAAGCGGCGCGAATCAGAGCACTTCCAATCCAAACAACAGTGAGATGGTGGTGCGTCACTGGTATAACCCGAATCTGGACTACAAATGGTTTGTGGTACCGTCGCTGATTGCCATGATTGCCACCATCGGCGTGCTGATTGTTACGGCGCTTTCCGTGGCACGTGAGCGAGAACAGGGTACGTTGGAACAGTTACTGGTTTCACCGCTGTCCACCAGTCAGATTTTCATTGGCAAAGCCGTCCCCGCGCTGATTGTCGCCACGTTTCAGGCCACGATCGTGCTGCTGGCGGGCATACTGATTTTCCATATTCCCTTCGCCGGATCGCTGCTGCTGTTTTACACCACGATGCTTATCTACGGCCTGTCGCTGGTGGGCTTCGGCCTCCTGATTTCCTCACTCTGCTCAACGCAACAGCAGGCGTTTATCGGCGTGTTTGTCTTCCTGATGCCCGCGATTCTGCTTTCCGGCTATGTGTCACCGGTTGAGAACATGCCGATCTGGTTGCAGCACCTCACCTGGGTTAACCCGATTCGTCACTTTACCGACATCACCAAGCAGATTTACCTTAAGGATGCAGATTTCAGCATTATTTGGGGAAGCCTTTGGCCGCTGTTCATCATCACGCTAACCACCGGCTCGGCGGCCTATGCCATTTTCCGACGGAATATTGCGTAA
- a CDS encoding ABC transporter permease: MVEQNSVEQDSTSQHGSTHFSTRRLRALCLKETRQILRDPSSGLIAFVIPLLLLFIFGYGINLDSSRLHVGILMEQQSKDARDLANTFAASPFIEPTISNNRQHLIQQMQAGSIRGLIVIPTDFAERLARPGDRAPIQVITDGSEPNTANFVQGYAEGIWLLWQQQRAEDRGDTFEQLIEVQSRYWFNPAAISQHFIIPGAITIIMTVIGAILTSLVIAREWERGTMEALLSTQVTRTELLLSKLIPYYFLGMIAMTLCILVSTFIMQVPYRGSLILLFVISSLFLASTLGMGLLISTLTRNQFNAAMVALNAAFLPAIMLSGFIFEIDSMPEFVRGVSYLIPARYFVSTLQTLFLAGNIGTVLMTNLLFLILSALVFIGLTAWQTRRRLD; this comes from the coding sequence GTGGTTGAACAGAATAGCGTTGAGCAGGACAGCACAAGCCAGCACGGTAGCACGCATTTCTCCACACGTCGTCTGCGGGCGCTGTGCCTGAAAGAGACACGACAAATCTTGCGCGATCCCAGCAGCGGGCTGATCGCGTTCGTGATTCCACTGCTGTTACTGTTTATTTTTGGCTACGGCATTAATCTGGATTCCAGCCGCCTGCACGTCGGTATCCTGATGGAACAGCAGAGTAAGGACGCGCGCGATCTGGCGAACACCTTTGCAGCATCGCCGTTTATCGAGCCGACCATCAGTAATAATCGTCAGCACCTAATTCAGCAGATGCAGGCTGGCAGCATTCGCGGCCTGATCGTCATCCCCACCGACTTTGCCGAGCGGCTAGCGCGGCCGGGCGATCGCGCGCCGATCCAGGTCATCACCGACGGCAGCGAACCCAACACGGCAAATTTTGTGCAGGGATACGCAGAAGGTATCTGGCTGCTGTGGCAGCAGCAGCGGGCAGAAGATCGCGGCGATACGTTCGAGCAGCTTATCGAGGTGCAATCGCGCTACTGGTTTAATCCGGCCGCCATCAGCCAGCATTTCATCATCCCCGGCGCGATCACCATCATCATGACGGTAATTGGTGCCATCCTCACGTCGCTGGTCATCGCCCGCGAGTGGGAGCGCGGGACGATGGAGGCGCTGCTCTCGACGCAGGTCACCCGTACCGAACTGCTGCTGTCCAAACTCATCCCGTATTACTTTCTTGGGATGATCGCCATGACGCTGTGTATTCTGGTTTCCACCTTCATCATGCAGGTGCCCTATCGCGGCTCGCTGATTTTACTGTTCGTTATTAGCAGCCTGTTTCTTGCCAGCACGCTAGGCATGGGGCTGCTAATCTCCACCCTCACCCGCAACCAGTTCAACGCCGCGATGGTGGCGCTGAATGCAGCATTTCTGCCAGCCATCATGCTGTCCGGCTTTATTTTTGAAATCGACAGCATGCCTGAATTCGTCCGCGGCGTGTCGTACCTCATCCCGGCGCGCTATTTTGTCAGCACGCTGCAAACGCTGTTTCTCGCGGGGAATATCGGTACGGTGCTGATGACTAACCTGCTGTTTCTCATTCTCTCCGCGCTGGTCTTTATTGGCCTAACGGCCTGGCAAACCCGGCGCAGGCTGGATTAG
- a CDS encoding ATP-binding cassette domain-containing protein, producing MTNSPAQIALDGLEKRFAGQEKPALASLTAEIRSGAVTGLVGPDGAGKTTLLRMLAGLLTPSSGTLRVANLDPIKEDRQLHAILGYMPQKFGLYEDLTVMENLTLYADLRGIIGEIRKETFDRLLSFTDLTRFTDRLAGKLSGGMKQKLGLACTLLGQPKILLLDEPGVGVDPISRRELWHMVHELADDGMLILWSTSYLDEAEQCRDVLLLNEGELLYRGAPRDLTARMAGRCILIDTGDRRHRDVLQDALRLPQVSDGVIQGQYVRLMLKPDADRASLLSALQLEAGCLHNTEPRFEDAFIDLLGGGPASDSSLASIMPQIDVSGGETVIEAQALTKKFGDFAATDHVSFQVKRGEIFGLLGPNGAGKSTTFKMMCGLLVPTDGKALVLDMDLKTSSGKARQHLGYMAQKFSLYGNLTVEQNLRFFSGVYGLKGKAQRDKMAGMTDAFNFQPIYRQTPDALPLGFKQRLALACALMHEPDILFLDEPTSGVDPLTRREFWIHINGMVNRGVTVMVTTHFMDEAEYCDRIGLVYRGKLIASGTPDQLKQQAASAQTPSPTMEEAFITLIQAYDGEAERG from the coding sequence ATGACTAATTCTCCTGCGCAGATCGCGCTGGACGGGCTGGAAAAACGCTTTGCCGGACAGGAAAAGCCCGCGCTAGCCAGCCTTACCGCCGAGATACGCAGCGGCGCCGTGACCGGGCTGGTTGGCCCAGACGGTGCGGGTAAAACCACCCTGCTGCGTATGTTGGCGGGGCTGTTAACCCCCAGCAGCGGTACGCTGCGCGTGGCGAATCTGGATCCCATCAAGGAGGATCGTCAACTGCATGCCATTTTGGGCTATATGCCGCAAAAATTCGGCCTGTATGAAGATCTGACGGTCATGGAAAACCTGACGCTGTATGCCGACTTGCGCGGTATTATCGGCGAAATACGCAAAGAAACCTTCGATCGCCTGCTGTCGTTTACCGACTTGACCCGCTTTACCGACAGACTGGCAGGCAAACTCTCCGGCGGCATGAAACAGAAACTGGGGCTGGCCTGTACGCTGCTCGGGCAGCCTAAGATACTCCTGCTGGATGAGCCTGGCGTCGGCGTCGACCCGATTTCTCGCCGTGAACTGTGGCATATGGTGCACGAACTGGCTGACGACGGCATGTTGATCCTGTGGAGCACGTCTTATCTCGATGAGGCGGAACAGTGTCGGGATGTGCTGCTACTGAACGAAGGCGAACTGTTGTATCGCGGTGCGCCGCGCGATCTGACCGCACGCATGGCCGGACGCTGTATTCTGATTGATACCGGCGATCGCCGACATCGGGATGTGTTGCAGGACGCGCTGCGTTTACCACAGGTCAGCGACGGTGTGATTCAAGGGCAGTACGTCAGGCTGATGCTAAAACCCGACGCGGATCGAGCATCGCTGCTCTCCGCCTTGCAGCTAGAAGCAGGCTGCCTGCACAACACCGAACCGCGCTTTGAAGATGCCTTTATCGACCTGCTGGGCGGTGGCCCAGCCAGCGATTCATCATTGGCGAGCATCATGCCGCAGATTGACGTCAGCGGTGGTGAAACAGTGATTGAAGCCCAGGCGCTGACGAAAAAATTTGGTGATTTCGCCGCGACCGATCACGTCAGTTTTCAGGTGAAACGGGGAGAAATCTTCGGCCTGCTCGGCCCGAACGGTGCGGGAAAATCGACTACATTCAAGATGATGTGCGGCCTGCTGGTGCCGACTGACGGCAAAGCGCTGGTGCTCGATATGGATCTGAAAACCAGCTCCGGCAAAGCCCGCCAGCATCTGGGTTACATGGCGCAGAAGTTCTCGCTCTACGGCAACCTGACCGTCGAACAGAATTTGCGGTTTTTCTCCGGCGTCTATGGGCTCAAGGGCAAGGCACAGCGCGATAAAATGGCCGGAATGACCGACGCCTTTAACTTTCAGCCCATTTATCGCCAGACGCCGGACGCTCTGCCGCTAGGGTTCAAACAGCGGCTGGCGCTGGCCTGTGCGCTGATGCATGAGCCCGACATTCTGTTTCTCGACGAACCGACCTCCGGCGTCGATCCGCTGACCCGGCGCGAGTTCTGGATACATATCAACGGCATGGTCAACCGCGGTGTCACCGTGATGGTCACCACGCACTTCATGGACGAAGCCGAATACTGCGATCGCATCGGACTGGTGTATCGCGGCAAGCTGATCGCCAGCGGCACGCCGGACCAACTGAAACAGCAGGCGGCCAGCGCACAGACGCCATCGCCAACGATGGAAGAAGCGTTTATCACGCTGATTCAGGCGTACGACGGGGAGGCAGAACGTGGTTGA
- the hlyD gene encoding secretion protein HlyD yields the protein MNKRKLAFAAIVLVLLGAGYGFYHHQQQQEKPLTLYGNVDIRTVNLAFRVGGRVAGLNVDEGDTVQAGQPLATLDAAPYQNAQHQAQANLASAQAQLQLAQEGYRQEEIAQVRSQAVQSQAAYDYANSFYQRQQGLWDKRAISANMLDDARTSRNQALAALQAAKDKLSQFERGNRPQEIAAAQATVAQAEAGLAQAELDKQDAELLAPSPGVILTRAAEKGSMLAAGSTVFTLSLTRPVWVRAYVSEKDLGRVVPGSHMLIYTDGRPNQPYRGKVGFVSPSAEFTPKSVETEDLRTDLVYRLRIVVTDPDDGLRQGMPVTLRFEDVRAEEANRTHEPVRHD from the coding sequence ATGAACAAGAGAAAACTGGCGTTCGCCGCCATCGTTCTTGTCCTGCTCGGTGCAGGCTATGGCTTTTATCACCACCAGCAACAGCAGGAAAAACCGTTAACGCTCTACGGCAATGTGGATATCCGCACCGTCAATCTGGCCTTCCGCGTTGGCGGCAGAGTGGCCGGGTTGAACGTTGATGAGGGCGATACGGTGCAGGCCGGCCAGCCGCTGGCAACGCTTGATGCCGCGCCTTATCAGAATGCACAGCATCAGGCGCAGGCAAATCTCGCCAGCGCACAGGCACAGCTTCAGTTGGCGCAGGAAGGCTACCGACAGGAAGAGATCGCGCAGGTACGATCTCAGGCTGTCCAGAGTCAGGCGGCTTATGATTACGCCAACAGCTTCTACCAGCGCCAGCAGGGGCTGTGGGATAAGCGCGCCATTTCCGCCAACATGTTGGACGATGCCAGAACATCACGCAATCAAGCGCTTGCAGCACTACAGGCAGCGAAAGACAAGCTGAGCCAGTTCGAACGCGGTAACCGACCGCAGGAAATTGCCGCCGCGCAGGCCACAGTAGCACAGGCCGAAGCCGGGCTGGCACAGGCAGAGTTGGATAAGCAGGATGCCGAACTGCTGGCGCCGTCTCCCGGCGTGATCCTCACCCGCGCCGCCGAAAAAGGCAGCATGCTGGCGGCGGGCAGTACCGTTTTCACCCTTTCCCTCACTCGCCCGGTTTGGGTACGCGCCTACGTGAGCGAGAAAGATCTCGGCCGCGTCGTACCCGGTAGCCACATGCTGATTTACACCGATGGCCGCCCCAATCAGCCCTACCGTGGCAAAGTCGGTTTTGTCTCACCAAGCGCCGAGTTCACGCCGAAAAGCGTCGAAACCGAAGATCTCCGCACCGATCTCGTTTACCGACTGCGCATTGTCGTTACCGATCCCGATGACGGATTACGGCAAGGGATGCCGGTCACGCTACGCTTTGAAGATGTGCGCGCGGAAGAGGCCAATCGCACTCACGAGCCCGTTCGCCATGACTAA
- a CDS encoding TonB-dependent receptor has product MRTLLALMPCVLIAPTYAQDDTTKKGEASGDEMVITASRSNIQQQKAPQVVTVITKEQIEQQMQVTSDSSQILSNLLPSFSPSRQKMSGSGETFRGRAALVMIDGIPQSNPLRPTGREMHTVDYSMVERIEVIHGANATNGMGATGGVINIITRRPENGSFNQHVNVQTTIPTEKIRGETASYKTTYRVDGREDYLDYLFAIGYENQGLYLDGNNRPIGVDNTQGDTMDSRAYDLLAKVGYWLDDYQRIQLSVNRYNIKGENNYLSVDGIRTQGIPTTSVRGTPPGEAPNNSIWTTGLTYEHHDLAGMKLSALVFNQRYEALFGATLSDTFQDTSIAPLNTLYDQSRSVANKYGTKLALTKDDLLDDTLKVTVGFDTLYDKGKQDLYLTKRTYVPEMEYTNYSPFIQGEYQLLENVTLHAGVRHEIAKLQVNDYRTLASSTNLSPNNSVSVEGGSPKFNETLYNAGIVYAATDSLSLFANYSEGFGMPDVGRALRAIEQPGISLKNFDGFKPIVTDNVETGFRFKKGRFDLEASYYESKSKLGERVRQQGDFFVSDRQRTQIRGVEVSAGYQINERHKVNASYAHSEGKYDSNGDGKVDKKFNGLNIAPDRLITSWSANWNDQWSSFMQANYAFGRSFDDAGMAFDGYLLMDAAVGYKLPYGRLNVAVANLLDKQYITYYSQAALNNNTRYFSGRGRTVTLGYSIDF; this is encoded by the coding sequence ATGCGCACTTTACTCGCATTGATGCCATGCGTGCTGATTGCTCCGACGTATGCACAGGATGACACGACCAAAAAGGGTGAAGCGAGCGGTGATGAGATGGTGATTACCGCCTCACGCTCGAATATCCAGCAGCAGAAAGCGCCGCAGGTGGTTACGGTAATCACCAAAGAGCAAATCGAGCAGCAGATGCAGGTCACCTCCGACTCGTCGCAAATTCTGAGTAATCTGCTTCCTTCGTTCTCCCCCAGCCGTCAGAAAATGAGCGGCAGCGGTGAAACCTTCCGTGGGCGTGCAGCTCTGGTGATGATCGACGGCATTCCGCAATCTAATCCGCTGCGTCCGACCGGGCGTGAGATGCACACGGTAGACTACTCGATGGTCGAGCGCATCGAAGTGATTCACGGCGCGAATGCCACCAACGGCATGGGCGCGACGGGTGGGGTAATCAACATCATTACCCGTCGGCCGGAAAACGGTTCATTTAATCAACACGTCAACGTGCAGACGACGATCCCGACGGAAAAGATTCGCGGTGAAACCGCCAGCTATAAAACCACGTATCGGGTCGATGGGCGCGAGGACTATCTCGACTACCTGTTCGCGATTGGCTATGAGAATCAGGGATTATATCTGGACGGCAATAACCGACCCATCGGCGTGGATAATACGCAGGGCGATACCATGGACTCCCGCGCTTACGACCTGTTAGCGAAAGTCGGCTACTGGCTGGATGACTATCAGCGCATTCAACTGAGCGTGAATCGTTATAACATCAAAGGTGAAAATAACTACCTCAGCGTAGATGGTATTCGTACACAAGGTATTCCAACGACGTCGGTACGCGGCACACCGCCGGGTGAAGCGCCGAATAACAGTATTTGGACAACCGGATTAACCTATGAACACCACGATCTGGCAGGGATGAAACTGTCCGCGCTGGTGTTTAATCAGCGCTATGAGGCACTGTTTGGTGCAACCTTGTCGGATACCTTTCAGGATACGTCCATTGCTCCTCTAAATACGTTGTACGATCAGTCCCGATCGGTTGCCAATAAGTACGGAACCAAGCTGGCGCTGACCAAAGATGACCTGCTGGATGATACGCTGAAAGTCACGGTGGGTTTCGATACGCTGTACGATAAAGGCAAGCAGGATCTCTATCTGACCAAGCGCACCTATGTGCCGGAGATGGAGTACACCAACTATTCACCGTTTATTCAGGGTGAATATCAGCTGCTGGAGAATGTCACGCTGCACGCGGGTGTACGCCATGAAATTGCCAAGCTTCAGGTTAATGATTATCGAACACTGGCATCAAGTACGAATTTATCTCCGAATAATAGTGTAAGTGTCGAAGGTGGCAGTCCGAAATTCAATGAAACGCTATATAACGCCGGTATCGTCTATGCGGCGACGGATTCTCTGAGCCTGTTTGCTAACTACTCGGAAGGATTTGGCATGCCGGACGTTGGCCGTGCACTGCGTGCTATTGAACAGCCGGGTATTAGCCTGAAGAATTTTGACGGCTTCAAGCCGATTGTCACGGATAACGTAGAAACGGGATTCCGGTTTAAGAAAGGTCGTTTCGATCTTGAAGCAAGCTACTATGAATCCAAGTCGAAACTGGGTGAGCGCGTCAGGCAGCAAGGCGATTTCTTTGTGTCCGATCGTCAGCGTACTCAGATTCGTGGTGTCGAAGTGAGCGCAGGTTACCAGATCAATGAACGGCACAAGGTGAATGCTTCCTACGCGCACAGCGAAGGGAAGTATGACAGTAACGGCGATGGCAAGGTGGATAAAAAATTCAACGGCCTGAATATCGCGCCGGATCGCCTGATTACCAGCTGGTCGGCGAACTGGAACGACCAATGGAGTTCGTTCATGCAGGCGAATTATGCCTTCGGCCGCAGCTTTGACGATGCAGGCATGGCGTTTGACGGCTACCTGCTGATGGATGCGGCGGTGGGCTACAAGCTGCCGTATGGCCGGCTCAACGTGGCGGTGGCTAACCTGCTGGATAAGCAGTACATCACCTACTATTCACAGGCCGCACTCAATAACAACACGCGCTATTTCTCTGGGCGCGGTCGCACGGTGACGCTGGGTTATTCGATTGATTTCTAA